From one Thalassobaculum sp. OXR-137 genomic stretch:
- the addB gene encoding double-strand break repair protein AddB gives MTDRVYTIPIGTPFLDRLAAGVWERVAGDPIALTDVRLLLPTRRAVRSAADAFLRFGDGRPMLLPKLSTVSDVDEDLLDVEMGSEAGAAGALEIPPAIPDLQRHLELMRLVTAFLRSDPDSATPDAPEHAYRLAAALARLIDEVQMHGLEFAGLKDLAPDAYAAHWDKTIAFLKIVTEIWPARLEELAAIDPMARRDALMRAEAAALRASRPATPVIVAGSTGSIPATAELMRAVLELPAGAIVLPGLDRDSDTASWAAIGDDPTHPQHGLHSLLRSLGIDREQVRDWSPAVTGGRDRLIRETMRPAATTEAWRGLSTAPDAPTPAAFDGITRIDAASPREEAGIIALLMREVLEHPGKTAALVTPDRRLARRVAVELRRWRIEAGDGERLEVNDSGGAPLSNSAPAVFLRLLARASVDCAPVALLSLLKHPLSGAGLPPERFERLVERLDRDILRGPRPAPGLAGLRRAVALSGLKSDPMAALIGFCDRLADALGPLEAALSQPSVAVPEILDAHLRAAEILATSQDTHGSLRLWVGEAGEALARLSNEFADGAAGMEPIAGRDWPGLFDALLEGRVVRPRYGSHPRLHILGVLEARLLAFDRVILGGLNEGTWPAEPKPDPWMSRPMRRDFGLPSIDLAIGKAAHDVAMAMGGREVFLTRAQRVDGSPTIPSRWLLRLDTVARALHSEERLASWPAPARWHALLDTPAAPDPGRPPEPRPRLDQRPRRLSVTRIDTWLRDPYSIYARYILDLRKLDPLDMEVGAIERGNAIHEALDAFVQDYPRDLPPDPAEVLIEYGKRSFAGHMDRPGVWAFWWPRFERVARWFVETERERRRSLDYSATERQGAMTLAGPGGPFELFGTADRIDKRGDGTYAIVDYKTGSNPSLSDLKAGRAPQLPLEAMILMAGGFPEMAAADVASLEYWRVGGGTPPGKIDAVDAIVPELVQGAREGLEALIAAFDDETTPYHAAPDPRRSLRFNDYDHLARTGDWSAGEEGEG, from the coding sequence ATGACCGACCGCGTCTACACTATTCCCATCGGCACGCCGTTCCTCGACCGGCTGGCGGCCGGCGTGTGGGAGCGGGTGGCCGGCGATCCGATCGCCCTGACCGACGTCCGCCTGCTGCTGCCGACCCGCCGCGCGGTACGCTCGGCGGCGGATGCCTTCCTGCGCTTCGGCGACGGACGGCCGATGCTGCTGCCCAAGCTCTCCACCGTCTCCGACGTGGACGAGGACCTGCTGGACGTGGAGATGGGCTCGGAGGCCGGTGCCGCCGGCGCCCTGGAGATCCCGCCCGCCATCCCCGACCTGCAGCGCCATCTGGAGCTGATGCGGCTGGTGACGGCCTTCCTGCGGTCCGATCCGGACAGCGCCACGCCGGACGCGCCGGAGCACGCCTACCGTCTGGCCGCGGCCCTGGCGCGGCTGATCGACGAGGTGCAGATGCACGGGCTGGAATTCGCCGGCCTGAAGGATCTCGCCCCGGATGCCTATGCCGCCCATTGGGACAAGACCATCGCCTTCCTGAAGATCGTCACCGAGATCTGGCCGGCCCGGCTGGAGGAGCTGGCGGCGATCGATCCCATGGCCCGGCGCGACGCCCTGATGCGGGCGGAGGCCGCCGCCCTGCGCGCCAGCCGTCCGGCGACGCCGGTCATCGTCGCCGGCTCGACCGGGTCGATTCCGGCCACCGCCGAGCTGATGCGCGCGGTGCTGGAGCTGCCGGCCGGCGCCATCGTGCTGCCGGGACTCGACCGGGACAGCGATACGGCGAGCTGGGCCGCCATCGGCGACGACCCGACTCACCCCCAGCACGGCCTGCACAGCCTGCTGCGCAGCCTCGGCATCGACCGCGAGCAGGTGCGCGACTGGTCCCCCGCCGTGACCGGCGGCCGCGACCGGCTGATCCGCGAGACCATGCGCCCGGCGGCCACGACCGAGGCCTGGCGCGGCCTGTCCACCGCGCCCGACGCCCCCACCCCGGCCGCCTTCGACGGCATCACCCGGATCGACGCCGCCTCGCCGCGCGAGGAGGCCGGGATCATCGCCCTGCTGATGCGCGAGGTGCTGGAGCATCCGGGCAAGACCGCCGCCCTGGTCACCCCCGACCGCCGGCTCGCCCGCCGGGTCGCCGTCGAGCTGCGCCGCTGGCGGATCGAGGCCGGCGACGGCGAGCGGCTGGAGGTGAACGATTCCGGCGGCGCGCCGCTGTCCAACAGCGCGCCGGCGGTGTTCCTGCGTCTGCTGGCCAGGGCTTCGGTCGACTGCGCGCCGGTTGCCCTGCTGTCGCTGCTGAAGCATCCCCTCAGCGGCGCCGGTCTGCCGCCGGAGCGGTTCGAGCGGCTGGTGGAACGGCTGGACCGGGACATCCTGCGCGGCCCCCGCCCCGCCCCCGGTCTTGCCGGGCTGCGCCGGGCGGTGGCGCTCTCCGGCCTGAAGTCGGACCCCATGGCCGCACTGATCGGCTTCTGCGACCGGCTGGCCGACGCGCTGGGTCCGCTGGAGGCGGCGTTGTCCCAACCCTCGGTCGCCGTGCCGGAGATCCTCGACGCCCATCTGCGCGCGGCGGAGATCCTGGCCACCTCCCAGGACACCCATGGCAGTCTGCGCCTGTGGGTCGGCGAGGCGGGCGAGGCCCTGGCCCGGCTGTCCAACGAGTTCGCCGACGGGGCGGCCGGCATGGAGCCGATCGCCGGCCGCGACTGGCCCGGCCTGTTCGACGCCCTGCTGGAAGGCCGGGTCGTGCGCCCGCGCTACGGCAGCCACCCGCGCCTGCACATCCTCGGCGTGCTGGAGGCCCGTCTGTTGGCCTTCGACCGGGTGATTCTGGGCGGGCTGAACGAAGGCACCTGGCCGGCCGAGCCGAAGCCGGACCCATGGATGAGCCGGCCCATGCGCCGGGATTTCGGCCTGCCCTCCATCGATCTCGCCATCGGCAAGGCCGCCCATGACGTCGCCATGGCCATGGGCGGGCGCGAGGTCTTCCTGACCCGCGCCCAGCGGGTCGACGGCAGCCCGACCATTCCCTCGCGCTGGCTGCTGCGGCTCGATACCGTCGCCCGCGCCCTGCACAGCGAGGAGCGGCTGGCTTCCTGGCCCGCACCCGCCCGCTGGCACGCGCTGCTCGACACCCCCGCCGCCCCCGACCCCGGCCGTCCGCCGGAGCCGCGCCCGCGCCTGGATCAGCGGCCCCGCCGGCTGTCCGTCACCCGGATCGACACATGGCTGCGCGACCCCTATTCGATCTACGCCCGCTACATTCTCGATCTGCGCAAACTCGACCCGTTGGACATGGAGGTCGGCGCCATCGAGCGCGGCAACGCCATCCACGAGGCGCTGGACGCCTTCGTGCAGGACTATCCCCGCGACCTGCCGCCCGATCCGGCCGAGGTTCTGATCGAATACGGCAAGCGCAGCTTCGCCGGCCATATGGACCGACCCGGTGTCTGGGCGTTCTGGTGGCCGCGCTTCGAGCGGGTGGCCCGCTGGTTCGTGGAGACCGAGCGGGAGCGCCGCAGGTCGCTCGACTATTCCGCCACCGAGCGGCAGGGCGCGATGACCCTGGCCGGCCCCGGCGGTCCGTTCGAGCTGTTCGGCACCGCCGACCGGATAGATAAGCGCGGCGATGGCACCTACGCGATTGTCGACTACAAGACCGGCTCGAACCCGAGCTTGAGCGACCTGAAGGCCGGCCGCGCGCCGCAGCTTCCGCTGGAGGCGATGATCCTGATGGCCGGCGGCTTCCCGGAGATGGCGGCGGCCGACGTGGCCTCGTTGGAATACTGGCGGGTCGGCGGCGGCACCCCACCGGGCAAGATCGACGCGGTCGATGCGATCGTGCCGGAGCTGGTGCAGGGCGCCCGCGAGGGACTGGAGGCGCTGATCGCCGCCTTCGACGACGAGACCACCCCCTATCACGCCGCCCCGGACCCGCGCCGCAGCCTGCGCTTCAACGACTACGACCACCTGGCGCGCACCGGCGACTGGTCGGCCGGCGAGGAGGGCGAGGGATGA
- a CDS encoding nucleotidyltransferase family protein has protein sequence MLLPGLSRRPDWLPETAMVLCAGRGTRLAPITDNLPKPMVPVGDVPILERTLEHLKDAGVKRVVVNTHYLSDYVTRYIERRKDPAITVIHEDNVLETGGGVKNALPQLGDEPFFVINGDSVWLDGLRNALHRFADTWDAEKMDIQLLLYPFARVLGWHGYGDYTMDEIGRLTSRDEVRVAPYAYMGVSIVHPRIFADAPEGAFSMRKLYDKAEEEGRLFGALHDGLWYHISTPADLERANQRFAAGHLADVPFF, from the coding sequence ATGCTGCTGCCCGGACTGAGCCGCCGGCCCGACTGGCTGCCCGAGACCGCGATGGTGCTCTGCGCCGGCCGCGGAACCCGCCTGGCGCCGATCACCGACAACCTGCCCAAGCCCATGGTCCCGGTCGGCGACGTGCCGATCCTGGAACGCACGCTGGAGCACCTGAAGGACGCCGGGGTGAAGCGGGTGGTGGTCAACACCCACTACCTGTCCGACTACGTCACCCGCTATATCGAGCGCCGCAAGGACCCGGCGATCACCGTCATCCACGAGGACAATGTGCTGGAGACCGGCGGCGGGGTGAAGAACGCCCTGCCCCAGCTCGGCGACGAGCCGTTCTTCGTCATCAACGGCGACAGCGTCTGGCTCGACGGCTTGCGGAACGCCCTGCACCGCTTCGCCGATACCTGGGACGCGGAGAAGATGGATATCCAGTTGCTCCTCTACCCCTTCGCCCGGGTACTCGGCTGGCACGGCTATGGCGACTACACCATGGACGAGATCGGCCGGCTGACCAGCCGCGACGAGGTGCGGGTCGCCCCCTATGCCTATATGGGCGTGTCCATCGTCCACCCGCGGATCTTCGCCGACGCGCCGGAGGGCGCCTTCTCCATGCGCAAGCTGTACGACAAGGCCGAGGAAGAAGGCCGGCTTTTCGGCGCGCTGCATGACGGGCTCTGGTACCATATCTCCACGCCGGCCGACCTGGAGCGCGCCAATCAGCGCTTTGCCGCGGGGCATCTGGCCGACGTGCCCTTCTTCTGA
- a CDS encoding aminoglycoside phosphotransferase family protein, translating into MSDRETEIKTFLENAGWSGAEVTLLAKDASYRVYHRVLRDGARAVLMDAPPTLEDVRPFLDIAGQLRRFGYSAPAVLAEDVPAGLLLLEDFGDRTFTRILADPNERAWSEEALYAIAVDLLADLHDRAPEIGFSAPPYDGGRLVEEADRMLRWYAPLTLGDVVPDDAAESYRAAWQDAVPVMTFGDDTLVLRDFHVDNLMILEGREGLARCGLLDFQDALSGSPAYDLVSLLQDARRDLAPGLEAAMLERYRDRRNVSDWDAFLRAYHALGAQRAIKILGQFGRQQGFFGRTSYMVHIPRCWAHIEADLTRAGLDGVAAWLDREMPSAVRRIPEPDRRLPSSISPEIKR; encoded by the coding sequence GTGAGTGACCGCGAGACCGAGATCAAGACATTCCTGGAGAATGCGGGCTGGAGCGGGGCCGAGGTCACGCTGCTGGCCAAGGATGCGTCCTACCGGGTCTATCACCGGGTGCTGCGCGACGGCGCCCGAGCCGTGCTGATGGACGCCCCGCCGACCCTGGAGGACGTGCGGCCGTTCCTCGACATCGCCGGCCAGCTGCGCCGATTCGGCTATTCCGCCCCGGCTGTCCTGGCCGAGGACGTGCCCGCCGGCCTGCTGCTGCTGGAGGATTTCGGCGACCGCACCTTCACCCGCATCCTGGCCGATCCGAACGAGCGGGCCTGGAGCGAGGAGGCGCTGTACGCCATCGCCGTCGATCTGCTGGCCGACCTGCACGACCGCGCGCCGGAGATCGGCTTCTCGGCCCCGCCCTATGACGGCGGACGGCTGGTGGAGGAGGCCGACCGGATGTTGCGCTGGTACGCACCGCTGACCCTGGGCGATGTGGTGCCCGACGACGCGGCCGAGTCGTATCGAGCCGCCTGGCAGGACGCCGTGCCGGTGATGACCTTCGGCGACGACACCCTGGTGCTGCGCGATTTCCACGTCGACAACCTGATGATCCTGGAGGGCCGTGAGGGCCTGGCGCGCTGCGGCCTGCTGGACTTCCAGGACGCCCTGTCCGGCAGCCCCGCCTACGATCTGGTCTCGCTGCTGCAGGACGCGCGGCGCGACCTGGCGCCGGGGCTGGAGGCGGCGATGCTGGAGCGCTATCGCGACCGGCGGAACGTCTCGGACTGGGACGCCTTCCTGCGCGCCTATCACGCGCTCGGCGCCCAGCGGGCGATCAAGATCCTGGGGCAGTTCGGCCGCCAGCAGGGCTTCTTCGGACGGACCAGCTACATGGTTCATATCCCGCGCTGCTGGGCCCATATAGAGGCCGATCTGACACGGGCCGGCCTGGACGGCGTGGCCGCGTGGCTCGACCGGGAGATGCCGTCCGCCGTACGCCGCATCCCCGAGCCGGACAGGCGCCTGCCCAGTTCGATCAGCCCCGAGATCAAACGATGA
- the tsaE gene encoding tRNA (adenosine(37)-N6)-threonylcarbamoyltransferase complex ATPase subunit type 1 TsaE, whose amino-acid sequence MTFLPPPLSLDHLDATHRLAASLADRAEPGMAILLTGPLGAGKSELARAFVRAWLDDPEAEVPSPTFTLVQPYEGERGTVWHCDLYRLGDPDEVEELGLLEAFSEAVVLVEWPDRLGAHLPSDRLELALEICHGNDRRIARLTPHGRWADRLGEIETGTLPGE is encoded by the coding sequence GTGACGTTCCTGCCGCCGCCCCTCTCCCTGGACCACCTGGACGCTACCCACCGCCTCGCCGCCTCTCTAGCCGACAGGGCCGAGCCGGGCATGGCCATCCTGCTGACCGGACCGCTGGGCGCCGGCAAGAGCGAGCTCGCCCGCGCCTTCGTTCGCGCCTGGCTGGACGACCCCGAGGCGGAGGTGCCCAGCCCCACCTTCACCCTGGTTCAGCCCTACGAGGGCGAACGCGGCACCGTGTGGCATTGCGACCTGTACAGGCTCGGCGATCCGGACGAAGTGGAAGAGCTCGGACTGCTGGAGGCGTTCTCCGAGGCCGTGGTGCTGGTGGAATGGCCGGACAGGTTGGGGGCACACCTTCCGTCGGATCGGCTCGAACTCGCGCTCGAAATATGCCATGGAAACGACCGGCGGATCGCCCGCCTGACGCCCCATGGGCGCTGGGCCGACCGCCTTGGCGAGATTGAGACGGGAACCCTGCCGGGTGAGTGA
- a CDS encoding sensor histidine kinase, whose product MTPLSWGAIALLGLTSACLGWIAYRRSQRVAALEAELERTRRQAPDSTLAALPSPAWRRDPSGAVSFVNAAAVPLADDLDRSTALAARAQETGRAQSESRNLVIDGDRRLFEIFETPLAASAGAGTIGLGRDVTGLEQIQSDLARHVDAHAEVLEKLNSAIAVFGPDRRVVFANTAFARMWQIESARLEIGPTLSEVLDMARESRRLPEQSDFRAWRDDFNRLFTTLIDAHEELLFLPDDSTVRMVVTPHPFGGLLMTFEDVTDRLTLERSYNTLTAVQQETLDNLYEGIVVFGVDSRMKLSNPTFRAQWGLRGTPDDPVFLEPEPPAEVVFQAMRPKFPTDRPWTDIKAEWMSYLAGREATSGTLHLTDGRALDFAIVPLPDGATLLNFRDVTDTLAVQTALQERTEALETADRLKSEFLANVSYELRTPLNAIIGFSEVLEQEYAGPMNERQKDYANAILGSSNRLVRLVNDILDLASIEAGYLELEREKIAPSALVTAVESLARERVRARGVGLSVNCPADLAPIEVDERRLTQALYNVVSNAIAFTPEGGDVMMSVEDRGDTVAFIVKDTGVGIALDDQSRVFERFERRGRSSGAGLGLALVKSLIELHDGTVALTSAPGEGTEVICTVPRHPRKMETEEAGDDTE is encoded by the coding sequence ATGACCCCGCTGTCCTGGGGCGCGATCGCGCTGCTGGGTTTGACATCCGCCTGCCTGGGCTGGATCGCCTACCGGCGCTCCCAACGGGTCGCCGCGCTGGAAGCCGAGTTGGAGCGGACCCGGCGACAGGCGCCCGATTCAACCCTGGCGGCCCTTCCCAGCCCGGCCTGGCGCCGCGACCCGAGCGGAGCCGTTTCCTTCGTCAATGCCGCCGCGGTCCCGCTGGCCGACGACCTGGACCGCAGCACCGCCCTCGCCGCGCGGGCCCAGGAGACCGGTCGGGCTCAGAGCGAGAGCCGCAACCTGGTGATCGACGGCGACCGGCGGCTGTTCGAGATCTTCGAGACGCCGCTGGCGGCCAGCGCCGGTGCCGGCACGATCGGCCTGGGCCGGGACGTGACCGGCCTGGAGCAGATCCAATCGGACCTCGCCCGCCATGTGGACGCCCATGCGGAGGTGTTGGAGAAACTGAACAGCGCGATCGCCGTCTTCGGCCCCGACCGCCGCGTGGTCTTCGCCAACACCGCCTTCGCCCGGATGTGGCAGATCGAGTCCGCCCGCCTGGAGATCGGCCCGACCCTGTCCGAGGTCCTCGACATGGCGCGGGAAAGCCGACGCCTGCCGGAACAGTCGGATTTCCGGGCCTGGCGGGACGACTTCAACCGGCTCTTCACCACCCTGATCGACGCCCATGAGGAGCTGCTGTTCCTGCCCGACGACAGCACCGTGCGCATGGTGGTCACGCCGCATCCGTTCGGCGGGCTGCTGATGACCTTCGAGGACGTGACCGACCGGCTGACCCTGGAGCGCTCCTACAACACGCTGACCGCCGTGCAGCAGGAGACGCTGGACAATCTGTACGAGGGCATCGTGGTGTTCGGCGTGGACAGCCGCATGAAACTGTCCAACCCGACGTTCCGCGCCCAATGGGGCTTGCGCGGCACGCCGGACGATCCGGTGTTCCTGGAACCCGAACCGCCGGCGGAAGTCGTGTTCCAGGCGATGCGGCCGAAATTCCCGACCGACCGGCCCTGGACCGACATCAAGGCGGAGTGGATGAGCTACCTCGCCGGGCGCGAGGCGACCAGCGGAACGCTTCACCTGACCGACGGCCGCGCGCTCGACTTCGCCATCGTGCCGCTGCCCGACGGCGCGACCCTGCTGAACTTCCGCGACGTCACCGACACCCTGGCCGTCCAGACCGCCCTGCAGGAACGCACCGAGGCGCTGGAGACAGCCGACCGGCTGAAGAGCGAGTTCCTGGCCAACGTCTCCTACGAGCTGCGCACGCCGCTGAACGCCATCATCGGCTTCTCGGAAGTTCTCGAGCAGGAATATGCCGGGCCGATGAACGAGCGGCAGAAGGACTATGCCAACGCCATTCTCGGCTCGTCGAACCGGCTCGTCCGACTGGTGAACGACATCCTCGACCTCGCCTCCATCGAGGCCGGCTATCTGGAGTTGGAACGCGAGAAGATCGCCCCGTCCGCCCTTGTCACCGCCGTGGAGTCCCTGGCGCGCGAGCGCGTTCGGGCACGCGGGGTCGGCCTGTCGGTCAACTGCCCGGCTGATCTGGCGCCGATCGAGGTGGACGAGCGCCGCCTGACCCAGGCGCTGTACAACGTCGTCTCCAACGCCATCGCCTTCACCCCGGAAGGGGGCGACGTGATGATGTCGGTGGAGGACCGGGGCGACACGGTCGCCTTCATCGTCAAGGACACCGGCGTCGGGATCGCGCTCGACGACCAGAGCCGGGTGTTCGAACGGTTCGAGCGCCGCGGCCGCTCCAGCGGCGCCGGTCTCGGCCTGGCCCTGGTGAAATCGCTTATCGAGCTGCATGACGGCACCGTCGCCCTGACCTCCGCGCCGGGCGAAGGCACCGAGGTGATCTGCACGGTCCCGCGCCATCCGCGGAAGATGGAGACCGAAGAAGCCGGAGACGACACCGAGTGA